ACAAGATACCACGCTACCTCAAGATAAAATCATTCTCTCAATTGATACTTATAGATCGATTGTGGCAAAAAAAGCTATTGAAGCAGGTGTGGATATCATCAATGATATTTCTGGAGGTACTTTTGATCCAGATATGTTTAGTGTAGTAAGTAAATATGCAAACATTGCTTATATTCTATCTCATATCCGTGGCGATATCAATACGATGAATAAAATGTCTAATTACTCTAATAcgtcatcattatcatcctCATCATCAAAAGTAAAAGATAATACAATGAaggaatatttatttgataagaAATCTTCCAGCCATGACTTCATTAAAACCATAGGCTATGAAATGTCAAAATTTTACCATGAAGCCATCGGAGTTCATAAGTTAAGACGTTGgcaaataattcttgaCCCAGGTCTAGGCTTTGCTAAGAATGGCCAAGTCAACGTTCAACTAATCAGACAAACTCATGCTCTCAAACATTACTCTAGAGGGAACTTACAagaattcatcaatttccGCAATCTTCCCATTCTTTTAGGTCCCTCTCGTAAGAAATTTATCGGTCACATTATTCAAGAAGATGATGCCAAGAAGAGAGATTTTGCAACTGGGACTGTTGTTTCTGCCTGTATAGGATTTGGCGCAGATATAGTACGGATTCATAATGTTCGCGATAACTCACAGGGTATTAAAATGGCCGATGCTCTATATAAAgagttttgaaaaaaattcttgaaataACCTTGAAAGATTTCTGGAAACAGGCAAGGTTAGCTAAATAGATATTTGTATTTacctatatatatatatatatattaatatatacatatttattgatataCAAAGGCATATATAGTTAATAGATGTATTCATTAGAGTAGGTACCCTTTTTGGGAAACAGCTCAAAGGGTTGGTTATTAAACAGGTTAGAAAAGTTTATTTAGCCGGGATATCTTAAACAAGTTAAAATACATTAGATATTTGAATAGTTAGGTAGTTAGTTAATTAGATATAGAAGGGTCTACATGGTGCAGGACAAGGGGCCTACACGGCATACACCGACGTTATATAGATAGTTACAGCAACACCCCACTAGTCCTTACTTGGACAGTCTCTAGAGATATGACCAGACTCACCACAAGCGTAACACACTCTGTCGTTAGAAGCACCACCAGACATACCGCTTGCAGGACAGTCACGAGCCAAGTGGCCAAACTTACCACAAGAGTAACATTTGGATTCGCTTTGCAAACAGTCACGGGCCATATGGTTTGGTCCACCACATTTGTAGCAGGAGACACGGGAACCACCAGCACCCCCACGGTTATTGTGGAATCTACCACCACGTCTACCGTTGGAGTTACCAGAAGGACAGTCACGGGACATATGGCCAGTTTCCCCACACGAGTAACAACGTTGAGCAGTACATTCAGAACGGACATGACCAGTTTCACCACAAGCGTAACACTGTTTAAATTCAGCAGTTCTTTCCATGGTACATTCGGATTGTAAATGACCTGGTTGGTTACAGTTATAACATAATTTCTCACTTTCACAGTCGTCAGCTAGATGACCTATCTTCCCACACACGTAACAAGCTTTTTGAGAGTTCATTGTTTCTTTCTTCGGAGATCTTTACCTTACTACCTTTTTGTATAAGTATATAAATCGATCTTGAAACTCATTAGGGCTTCTtcttaattcattaaatttcttaattaAAGCCATTACTATCAATTTTGCAAAGTAATTAATTGCTTAATTGAAACGAGCGccaattggaaaaaaaaatgccgGAATTACCCGGCTTATTCGTGTGGGGTCACTCCACACGAATAAAGGTCtctaattattaaattaattgcaCAATACTGTCATTACTGTTAAATCCATTGtttatgaatatttatattggTATAATATATAGATGTTACAATTGGTTATGCCTGTCAACGCCAACATCGACTACCGTACTTTTCATGATCAAGTTTTAGACGCTTCAATTCGTCTATCTCAGATTGTTCCTCCCATCGTTCTAAAGGGTCTGTGTCTGCCACTATAGAACCAAATTCGATAGTATCTTCAAACAATGTATATGCATCATCGAGAAGATCCATCTCgtccttttttttattcttggCATAgtgtatatttttcttattcaGAAATACTTCTTCAAGACacaaatgaattaataCCTCTGGGGCCAACACGTAACGAGAATAGTCAACCACCCCCCACCATTTCACTACCGGTGAGCCACACCGAAGCAGGTCTTGACGTAGTTCTTCTGCTATTAAATCGCCTACCCTCAATTGTCTCTTGACACCATAAAAACCAGCTTGGAATTTGGTCATATCAATGCTGGTAAATTCTTCATGAGTTAAAGAGACACgtttagaatttttaaatacatTGATAGCATCACCATAATATTTACTACCACGCTTCCTAtctataatttcttttgccacatatatatatggttctactttttcaattaaatcatcaaGGAAAAGAACTGGCGGTAGCTGATATAAGGCACCGTTTCTTTTACGTATGAGTAACTTCTGGACATAGGTTTCCCTAGCTGCTTCTTCAACAGCTTCCTCAGCAGCTTGTTCAAATCGTAATGATGATCTACCTGGAGAAGATGCCAGCTccctttctttttcttttgccTCTtgttcttcatcttcacaTTGATTAATCTTGGCATTTAATGATATCCAAGTAGATATAGTTTCTGTAAGTTCTTTTGTGGTGgatttttctctttttaattcacatattttttcatcatttatattttgagtCAATACaacttcattattatttttggaaCGATTCTTAGTTGTTTTGTGTCTTTTTCGTGGTGAAGATGGGATAGACTCTATAATTCCTCTTTCTTCCAATTCTTGCATCACAGAACTATCCAAATCGCTTAACTCGATGCTGGCACCAGCATCTAATTGTGAGCTAGGTATACTAATTCTATTGGCATTATTCTTAATAGTGTTATCATTAAAACGATTAGAAGTCCATCTATTAACCATTATatcgttattattatcatcatcatcattaccAGAAAAAGTATTATCACTTAAAGGTTCATCACTCCTACTACGTGAATATGTACGTTTCATTATTTTAGCATTAATATCTGTATTGTTATAAAAtgtttgatatatttttgatttccTCGCCATAtacattatatttaataatttttttcttttagttctattttttttttttttttttattttattaaaagttcAAATGCAAAATTCACAgtataatacaaaattaatattaatgatcGTTCAAGTAATGTTTTAGTGTTATTTAACGtagatttttttgttttgttatatatatatatatatatttattttatctttgATGTCATTTAACATATAATGATGagattgaaaatttcaatcttttaaatcgcgaatgaagaaattatattatatttaaagaatgcttaatgataaattaagaagaaagattcatccaaaagtttatttttgaaactttAATTGTTATTAACATATATACTACGTTATAGCTTACCTAAAAAAATGACTGATCTTTTACAGAAATCAATTCTAACAAGTGAAGATTTACTTACGCAAGCGTGTAAAGAAGCTATTGACTCTTTCAAAAACTCAAGAAACCAAGAAGATATAGCAGATGAAAGATTAACTCAAATATTATCCAGATCCAGGTCTAGATTTTCAGGTCCAATTCCTGGAGCAGAAACTGTTTCACTGAGATTTCATCCTTCAGGTAGAAATTTGGCTTATAGTAGAATGGATGGTTCTGTAACCGCTTGGTCCcttgatgaaaaatttaatttgaaaaataagatATACGTCTCAGATATTGTTGGTagtgataaattaattacaTCTATATCATGGAATCCCAATGAATTGAATCAATTCATCACAGCAGGTAATACATCGGAACTTATTATATGGTCAGTAGattattcaaacaattctataaataaattgaaaacaaTGAATTTGCATAATAGagtgaaaataaataattgtatGTTTGATCCTACTGGAAAATGGCTAATTGCAGCCACAAAGTCAGgtcaattaaatttatttgaagtagatcaagattttaaattaatatctgGAATTAATGTTTCTGAATTTGCTAATATTAAATCACTACGATCAATAATATGGAATAATTctggaaaatatttattcataGGTTCTAAATGTGGtttgttattaattttaaaattagacCCAGTTTCCAAAGAATTCTCTTTAGTTTCTAAAATGATGGCTCATTGTTCGTCTATTTCTACTTTATCTATCGATCCTCTTGGTCGATATTTGGTATCAGGCAGTGAAGATGGATCATGTGTAGTATGGGATTTGGAGAGTTTAACGTGTAAATTTCACATTAATGATCTAGGCGATGGAATTATATCATTAGATATTGATTCATTGGGCAAAATTATTGGTATCGTTACAGaacataataaaatattattttatgaattaaataCTGGTAAGAGCTTGGATGAGATTGATTTAGCATCTATAGAATCAGATGTTatattaaagttttatCCACACAtgttaaaatttataacaTCTGGAAAAAATGACACATTAAAGATATACACTTCTACATTAGCTTTTAAGAAACTTACAGGTGATGCTAAGAATCAATTACCAAGCCATCCAAAAGATTCCAGAGATCAAAGATCTTATGGTAATAGAATATCTAAGGATTCAGATAAAGACCGTAGTTCAtatagaagaagaaatgcCAATAATAATCGTTATTCTAGATACAGCAATAGACCAAGATACTGAACTCAGTTAATTCACTTTTAcactattaataattaaaattacatatagttatttatatattaaatggATAAtctgaaaatatatacaagGATGAATGAAAATTACGTTAACGCTACTATTTTTTGACAATAACATTTAGATTGTCCGTAGTATTTGATTATACTTTTGATAGTAAGCAATCAACTTTGTTAAAATAGTCAGTTTTAATATGATTTTTAACTTCATCTTTAGTTAACCATGCAAAATTAGAATATGtatcattttcttgtaAGTCAAACTTACCACCAAGAATATGagatttaatgaaaaacgTAATATCActaccattattattttcatatgCAGCTACAGGTGTTTTTGAAACAGTCCAAgtgttaatatttttaccaCCTAAAGTTCTTAAACCGGTCTCTGCATTTAAATGTAGAAGTGCATCATCTTCTTTCAGTTGGAAAGTTGGGAATTCCCATTCACCTgtcttattttttaaaagcaAGTATAACGTACGActtaattttctttctaAACTTGTTAAATCCCCAGTTTCATCTGCTTTAGTAGTTCTTGGATTTGGAACGACCGGTCtggaaattttttctaatgatTCATTTATATCTTCTTGTTCCTTAGGTAAAATAACATCTTGCTTACTTCTTCTTTCTCTATTTTGTCTGATATCAGGGATACCTTTGGGATACCAAACACCTGGCTGTTTGCTTACTGGATACTTTTGAGCTTTTAAAAACCTTCTTTCAGCCAATGTACCTTTTCTgaagtaaaaataatatgggAATGTCCACATCAACCTTTTTTCTAGTTCAGActgataattataatattttttttcgaaTTCCGTTAAATCTGGAGTTACAATAGGAATTCTTGAAAGTATTAGCCCAGAATTGATAACTTTCGTGTTTTCTTTAGAGGCTACAGAAGCCATAGTTCGTATTCCTGATCTTATCATTCTGTTATACGAGCTTAAGGTCTATTTAATGGCTTTTATGCTTTGTAACAACGCCGTAATGTACAATATTTAGCTCaagtttttatttcatggttatttttttaaatctagTTAACATCTTCAAATCAGCCTTAATTTTTAGTCGGAAAAAAACGGATAAAATCGGAAATATTAGGATATGATAAAAATGTCACatttaaaagtaaaaagtataattaaaaaaaaaaaacgaaattaaaaagagtTACAACGatagaatatattattaaagtaTACATTTCATAGTCTATATAAAATAAGTTAGAAAAAATCCATTTGAAACTGTATCATTTTAAACGAAGAAAAGGAAATCAATATTACAATATAATGGATCGTTAAtgtatagaaaaaaaagaaataatatcaaattatagaattagaaaaacaatataatGCTGTGCAAGTAGAAGAACTATTACAAccaaatttataaatactTTAGATGTGAAAATGCTAGTTTATGCATGCTGATAATACTCAAATTCTTGCAATTATTGGGGCTGTTGTTGATTTAGCATATTCATCaaagaattcaaatgaGCAGTGggatcaaaattattttgaggAGGTATCTGTTGCGGTGGATATTGTGGATATTGTTGGTTGTTAGATTGCGGTAGAGGTGGTTGATTATAACCCATTTGTTGGTTACCATATTCATACTGTTGAGGTTGCACTTGTTGTTGTGGATGACCATACATATCTTCTCCGTTATAACCTGACATCATTGGCTCATTTTGAGAACCTTTGCCAGATTTTGGACCGTTTCTACCTGAATCAGTTGGCATTTTCTGTGAAATAGCCTTTGAAGAAACACCTTCACCGACAATGATATCTGGTTCTTCGAAAACCATACCTGGCTGAAGTGGTTGCCCACTAGTACCACCCCATTGTGCACCCACAGACCACTTTCTATCAACATCAGTTAATCTTGACATTGGAATGATACTATAACCATGTTGATAGTCACAACAATCTCTTGGTCCAAAACCGACACCCCAACGAGTTCTTAATGGCTGGGAACcatctttattaaaattcatCAATACATTTTCAGCTTCACGTCTGGAATACACTTTCACAAATGCATGTTTTCTAACGTTATTTAAGATCAAACTTTGAACTTCAGCATATGGCTTTAAGATATTTGCAATATCCCATTCTTTCATGTTCATTGGGACACCacctaaaaataatgtacGACTTAATACTTTAATATGATCTGGCGGCAGAGTAGGatcaaaagaaattggTTTTTGTCTGTAATGTGAGTTTGATGGGACATTCATTTCATTCGGATAGAAATGGTGGTTGttaatatttggaaaattattacgttgctgttgttgctgttgtgGTTGAGGTGTAGGAATTTGATCGTTATATCCTCCATATTGATTACCTTGGTGTTGATTATGGAATCCAGAATGTTGTTGGCGATCATGATGACTATTACGTCTTCTACCATGTTGAGGAGGTGACCTAGATCTATTTCTTCTAGATGTGAATCTTTCCCGTTCACGATCACGTCTACTACCATATTCAGTAGTGATATGACGAGCAGAACGTTCCGTATCACGGTCACGAGGTGGAGAGGCAATGTTTctcttttgaatttgagaTTTGCTACGAGCATCATCATTCAAACCAGATTTGGTTGACAAATCACCCAATTGATAATGCATTTGATTAagtaattcttttaaagcTTGAGATTGTTCTTGTTCATCATGAGAAAATATAGTAGATGGAACATCAATACGTGGGAAATGATCAGAAGGCTTCAagttatttataatatatttagcTCTTTCTTGTGAACTTTCTGGCAAAGTgtctttatttatttgggTTTCATTATCGttattggaattattaCTAGAGGACGACGGATTAGGAGTAGCCTTCATGTCATCCATAGAAAAGAATTTTGCTCGAACTGCGTTCAAAACACCTTTTTGGAATAAGCCAGCTCTATCCCATATATCTACCAAACTTCTAATCTTTTCTTTGTGTTCAGCAGTAGTATCTGACAAGGCAtcagataataattcttgcaTAGACTCACCTAAAGTATACAAACCATGTGCACAAGACCCCTTCCTGGCATTAACTTTAATATAGTCATCTCTAGCTCTTGCTTCTTCCAAATAAGCTCTACCGATAGAATCAATTATATACAAAGAACCTAATTTATGGGTTTGAGGACAAGTTttggaataatttattattaatggaattaaagtttcttcttctttaacaTGTTCAAGTGCATATGAAgttaatcttttaatacGTGAACCAGAAATACCGGTCcttaaatctttaaatgattCCAAGGTATCTACAAAAGTTTGCTGTGTTTCAGAACTCATATTGTGACGATTAATATTTCGTATGATTGTAAATTCTAAAatgtaatatttgaaattttaaaataaaagtgattaaaaaaatgtaatattttgattatgctgccttttaaaatttcgGTTTAGAATGCGTTAGCAAAGTTAATAACAATGACcagaaggaaaaaaaaaacaaaaagaaaatggaTATAAGTTAAGGATATTTCCAATGGTAAAATATAGCttgtaatttaataaaataaagatagCTGATTACTATTATCTTTTCAAACGTACCTCTTGTcttatgaaatttttacGCTACAAAGATTCGAAAAATAACAGTAATAATACTCAATACACTTAAAAACTACAACAAAGCGATACAATTATCTGTGTTAAGAAtgaattcaaatacaaTGAAAACggttaaaaaataatagggaataaaatttgataCTAAAATGATAACCTGTGTTGTTCTTTTTATGTTCCGTTACTGAGAAAATACGTCCGGTAACTTTACGATATATTTGAACAGtaacttttattttttacttaCTAATATAGTTACaggaaataaaatacaaacgTAAGGACAGTCCGTTATTCTtcacaaaaataaataactataatttaaataagtACTAGATAAAACAGGTTGGTAATACGTTAAAACTTCGcctataataatatactgTTAGGTTTTTATAAACACTGTAATCTGTCTTGTCTGGAATCgtattgtattattattttgttttcttttaaagtGAAGTTTACAAcgaaacaaaaaataaatatcccGAAAAATACGAGTCCCTTTTATACCtttccaaatattaattgaaattaatgaagaatttttggAGGACCGGGTAATGGAAAAGCTCATCGATTTAAAAggttaaaagaattaattatataagaTTCGaacatattttttgtaCAAACTTCTCCAATAATAAGTTTAGATttcatatttgaaattcgAGAATTATTGGAAGATTCACAATTCTGTAATAGACCTGAATGGCATTGTTAAAGATCATCAATTTTTCCTAAATTTAGCTTCTCAGATAAATATGAGTGCGATTTACAAGTTATCGATACAGGGTGTAAGATCTTTTGATTCTAATGAACGTGAGACTATTGAATTTGGAAGTCCCTTAACACTAATAGTGGGATCTAATGGTACTGGGAAAACTACTGTAATAGAATGTTTAAAGTATGCAACGACTGGTGATTTTCCACCAAACAGTAAAGGTGGGGCTTTTGTCCATGATCCAAAGATCATTGGAGAAAAAGATATAAGAGCTCAGGTAAAACTAGCTTTCGTTAGTGCAAACGGTTTGAATATGATTGTTACAAGAAATATGCAATTATTGGTTAAGAGAAGTACACAAACATTTAAGACTTTGGAGGGTCAATTAGTAGCTATCAATAAAGCTGGCGACAGAACTACGCTAAATACGAGATCCACCGACTTAGATGCCCAGGTTCCACAATATATGGGGGTCCCGAAGGCTATTCTTGATTATGTGATATTTTGCCATCAGGAAGATAGCTTATGGCCCCTAAGTGAACCAGCAAACTTGAAAAAGAAGTTTGATGAGATATTCCAAGCAATGAAATTTACGAAGGCGTTAGATTCTTTAAAAGCTATTAAGAAAGATATGAATGTTGacattaaattattaaaacaatcTGTAGAACATTTAAAAGTTGATAAAGATAGAGCCAATGCaatcaaattaaatatttcacgtctacaagaaaaaaatcaagaatATCAAGATCAAGTTAAAGACATTGAagtgaaaataaagaaggTCACTGAAGAGTCTGACATTCTgtttaaatcaaatcaGGATTTTCAAAAAGTCCTTTCCAAACTAGAAAGCTTAAAGAGAATGGAAGAATCAACATCTGAACAGATTGGTAGGTTAAAATCTTCTTTAGAGATTATTCACCTTCCAAAAGAAGAACTACAAAATATGttggataatttttcagaaacattattacaaaatgaAAGGCAAATCGATGAAATTGTTAACCATATTAATAGCTTGAAAACCCAGTCCAATGAAATACAAACAAAATgtaatcaattaattagAAGACAAGGGGAGTTAAAAGCACAGGAAGGTGCTCATGAgcaaaatataatacaaattgaatcattgaaaaaaattatctttgATAACTACGGTTTAGCTGATTCCAATGATAATGCCAAttatgatatatttttgaataccTTGCTAgaatacaaaaataaactaatGGAAAATCTCAACAATATCACAACTACTGGCCATATAGAGGCAGAAAGATATaacaaattattaacaGATATTGCAAAAGAAACTATGGTTGAATCTCATAAACTAGAATAtggtaataatgatattttaaaattggaaGATATACTTCAAaacttaaataataatttggaaaatattaacataACTGAAGTAGAATATGAgagggaaaaaaaagatttgCAAAAGTTTCAAGATAAACTTAAAGATTGGGAAAATACAAACGTAATAGTTGATTTAACTCGTCAAAtcaaagataaaaatatgagcttaattgatattgaaaatgatttgGAAAAGATTCAggatcaaattttaaaaactaATCAAAAAGCAGACTTATTTGCCAAGTTATCCTTTTATAAATCTATCTTGAACgaaaagaacaaaaatttgaattatttaaatgaaaaactCTCCTCGGACCTCAAAGTAAAGTCTTGGGATATTGACTTGGAAAATGAACCTGATTTAaacttcaaaaaattttacatcaatctacaaaaaaatattggcCTAACAACCAGAGATTCAAATAAGCTAACGAAAGCAGTTACAGAAGCCTCCCTAAATTTGAGAAATGCTAGACAGgaatatgaaaattatgaaaaatctATATCAGAGATTACAAAACAATTAGAAGAAACATTACCTGAAGACTGCACTATTGAGGATTATGATGAACTACTAGAGGAAGCTGAGATTTCATATCGAACTTCATTAGAGAATCTGAAAATGCATCAAACAACACTCgcatttaataaaaaggCCTTAGAAGTTGCACAAAATGATGATTGCTGTTATCTTTGTTCCAGGAAGTTTGAAGATGCTACATTTAGAAGTAAAATTCTAGATGAACTAATCCTCAAAACAGATGCTAAGTTTGAGATATCTTTAAAGGAAACCGTTGagaatgaaaaagaatatttagaGATACTGAGATCGcttgaaaaagatattttatccttaaaaatttcaaagacAAAGTATaatgatataaatatttctttaactAAGCTAGAAACAGAAGAAAATGAGGCTAAGAAGAAATTAGATGATTTTGAGAAATCACTCACTGATCTAAAATCTGAAAGAGATTATGCGGAAAATACAATTCGTCCAATAATTGAATCCAAATTAAGATtacaaaatgaaattaagcGATCAGAGCATGATGTCAGTCAAATAAGTGAtgaattaatgatttatgGGACATCATCCGGTAATGTACAAACAGTTGATGAActaaaagaaaatcaaaGACTGAAAAATGAACAACTAAAGAAtacaagaaaagaaattaacaGTCttcaagaagaaaaagaaactaaAACATCTGAATATTCTAATCTATTAAACTTAATTAAGGACCGTACCTACAAAATTGATTCAATAGAAAAGCATATTTCACAAAAGGAAAGAATCCTagaagatattaataagaaagagaaagataagcaaaatattaaattatctatGGAAAAAGCTAAAGCagctttaaaaaatttaaaagaaagaaaaaaagctACTGAGGAAAAAAGTTTATCAATAACTTccaataatgaaaataagaTTAAACAAATGcaagatgaattaaattcattaactCGTTATgttgataaattttctgATTTAGCTAAACAAATATCCATTTTCACCTCGTCGAAGGATGAAATGAAACATTGCACCGATGAATTAAGAGAGTATCAAGCACAGTTAGAAAACCTCTCTAAAGATATAGATATTCGCAGTGCTGATTTGGATCGTAAAAAGCAAACGttaaatgattcaaataatgagagaaaaaatctaaaacaaaatattgaattactTAATTTACAGTTTGATATCAATACTATCAGGCGAGAGATAAACGAATTGAATTTACAAAATGCAGAGGCTGAAAGAGATAAATATCAACAGGAATCTGCAAGATTAAGGTCTTTATTTGAACAATTAAGTGCTGAAAATGCTGGTAAAATTGGAGAAATGaaacaattacaaaatcaaataacGACTTTATCGCAGCAGTTAAGAGTTGATTACAAACAtgttaatgataaatatcACACTGAATGGGTTCAATTAAAAACCaaattatttgtaaatgatgatattgatacATATTCTTTAGCTTTAGATACAGCTATTATGAAATACCATAGTTTGAAAATGGAAGACATTAATACAacaattgatgaattatgGAAAAGAACATACAGTGGTACAGATGTTGACTCTATTAAGATTCGATCTGATGAAGTGAAGAGCACTCAAAAGGGTAAGTCGTATAATTACAGAGTTGTTATGTACAAGCAGGATGCCGAGTTAGATATGCGTGGTAGATGTTCTGCAGGCCAAAAGGTTCTGGcatcaattattataagaCTCGCATTGTCGGAAACTTTTGGTATTAATTGTGGTGTCATCGCTTTGGATGAACCTACAACTAATTTAGATGAGGAAAATATCGAAAGTTTAGCAAGATCATTACATAACATCATTCAAATAcgaaaaaatcaaaaaaaattttacacGTTAATAGTAATCACCCATGAtgagaaatttttgaagCACATGGATGCAGCCCAATTTACtgatcatttttttaaaatcaagCGAGATGCAAGACAGAAATCTTTAATCGAATGGGTTGATATCAACAAAGTTGTTGATGAGtaatcataatattttctgtaa
This genomic stretch from Henningerozyma blattae CBS 6284 chromosome 1, complete genome harbors:
- the GIS2 gene encoding mRNA-binding translational activator GIS2 (similar to Saccharomyces cerevisiae GIS2 (YNL255C); ancestral locus Anc_1.105), with translation MNSQKACYVCGKIGHLADDCESEKLCYNCNQPGHLQSECTMERTAEFKQCYACGETGHVRSECTAQRCYSCGETGHMSRDCPSGNSNGRRGGRFHNNRGGAGGSRVSCYKCGGPNHMARDCLQSESKCYSCGKFGHLARDCPASGMSGGASNDRVCYACGESGHISRDCPSKD
- the RTC4 gene encoding Rtc4p (similar to Saccharomyces cerevisiae YNL254C; ancestral locus Anc_1.106) — protein: MYMARKSKIYQTFYNNTDINAKIMKRTYSRSRSDEPLSDNTFSGNDDDDNNNDIMVNRWTSNRFNDNTIKNNANRISIPSSQLDAGASIELSDLDSSVMQELEERGIIESIPSSPRKRHKTTKNRSKNNNEVVLTQNINDEKICELKREKSTTKELTETISTWISLNAKINQCEDEEQEAKEKERELASSPGRSSLRFEQAAEEAVEEAARETYVQKLLIRKRNGALYQLPPVLFLDDLIEKVEPYIYVAKEIIDRKRGSKYYGDAINVFKNSKRVSLTHEEFTSIDMTKFQAGFYGVKRQLRVGDLIAEELRQDLLRCGSPVVKWWGVVDYSRYVLAPEVLIHLCLEEVFLNKKNIHYAKNKKKDEMDLLDDAYTLFEDTIEFGSIVADTDPLERWEEQSEIDELKRLKLDHEKYGSRCWR
- the TEX1 gene encoding Tex1p (similar to Saccharomyces cerevisiae TEX1 (YNL253W); ancestral locus Anc_1.107) codes for the protein MTDLLQKSILTSEDLLTQACKEAIDSFKNSRNQEDIADERLTQILSRSRSRFSGPIPGAETVSLRFHPSGRNLAYSRMDGSVTAWSLDEKFNLKNKIYVSDIVGSDKLITSISWNPNELNQFITAGNTSELIIWSVDYSNNSINKLKTMNLHNRVKINNCMFDPTGKWLIAATKSGQLNLFEVDQDFKLISGINVSEFANIKSLRSIIWNNSGKYLFIGSKCGLLLILKLDPVSKEFSLVSKMMAHCSSISTLSIDPLGRYLVSGSEDGSCVVWDLESLTCKFHINDLGDGIISLDIDSLGKIIGIVTEHNKILFYELNTGKSLDEIDLASIESDVILKFYPHMLKFITSGKNDTLKIYTSTLAFKKLTGDAKNQLPSHPKDSRDQRSYGNRISKDSDKDRSSYRRRNANNNRYSRYSNRPRY
- the MRPL17 gene encoding mitochondrial 54S ribosomal protein mL46 (similar to Saccharomyces cerevisiae MRPL17 (YNL252C); ancestral locus Anc_1.108); amino-acid sequence: MIRSGIRTMASVASKENTKVINSGLILSRIPIVTPDLTEFEKKYYNYQSELEKRLMWTFPYYFYFRKGTLAERRFLKAQKYPVSKQPGVWYPKGIPDIRQNRERRSKQDVILPKEQEDINESLEKISRPVVPNPRTTKADETGDLTSLERKLSRTLYLLLKNKTGEWEFPTFQLKEDDALLHLNAETGLRTLGGKNINTWTVSKTPVAAYENNNGSDITFFIKSHILGGKFDLQENDTYSNFAWLTKDEVKNHIKTDYFNKVDCLLSKV
- the NRD1 gene encoding Nrd1 complex RNA-binding subunit (similar to Saccharomyces cerevisiae NRD1 (YNL251C); ancestral locus Anc_1.109), which translates into the protein MSSETQQTFVDTLESFKDLRTGISGSRIKRLTSYALEHVKEEETLIPLIINYSKTCPQTHKLGSLYIIDSIGRAYLEEARARDDYIKVNARKGSCAHGLYTLGESMQELLSDALSDTTAEHKEKIRSLVDIWDRAGLFQKGVLNAVRAKFFSMDDMKATPNPSSSSNNSNNDNETQINKDTLPESSQERAKYIINNLKPSDHFPRIDVPSTIFSHDEQEQSQALKELLNQMHYQLGDLSTKSGLNDDARSKSQIQKRNIASPPRDRDTERSARHITTEYGSRRDRERERFTSRRNRSRSPPQHGRRRNSHHDRQQHSGFHNQHQGNQYGGYNDQIPTPQPQQQQQQRNNFPNINNHHFYPNEMNVPSNSHYRQKPISFDPTLPPDHIKVLSRTLFLGGVPMNMKEWDIANILKPYAEVQSLILNNVRKHAFVKVYSRREAENVLMNFNKDGSQPLRTRWGVGFGPRDCCDYQHGYSIIPMSRLTDVDRKWSVGAQWGGTSGQPLQPGMVFEEPDIIVGEGVSSKAISQKMPTDSGRNGPKSGKGSQNEPMMSGYNGEDMYGHPQQQVQPQQYEYGNQQMGYNQPPLPQSNNQQYPQYPPQQIPPQNNFDPTAHLNSLMNMLNQQQPQ